The genome window CCTTCTGCTCCAGCCGCACCCGCTCGACCTTGTCGGCGGAGCGGAAGCGCTCGTTGAGCTTGGAGCCGTTGCGCAGGTTCTTCATCTCGACCTGGGCAAAGGCGCCGCCCTTGCCGGGCTTCACGTGGTCGACCTTGACGGCGACCCAGAGGCCCCCGTTGTGCTCGAGCACGTTGCCCGGGCGAATTTCGTTTCCGTTAATTTTCGGCATTGTGGCGAAACCTTGGCAAAATCTTGAAAGCGGTTTGGCGTGAGCTATATCTTGCCGCTGTTGGGCTGACAAGCCGACTAGATACAGTGGATGGTGACGTAGAGTTATGCACGGAGCGCATAGCTGCCATGACTTAGGCGGCATATCGAATCGGGGAGAAACACTCCTATATCGGCGGCACGCCACATCCTCAAGACCAAGAAAAACAAGGAAAACGCATGATTGACTTTGTCGACGGCACGGCTTTCAACCAGGAACAGGGCCAACGCGCTCGCAAACTCTTTGCGGCAGTTGTCCTTGCTGCTCTGGATGATGCCATTGCGGATGACAAGAAATACGGCAACGGCCCTGAGCAGATCGCCCGCTGGGCGCGGTCGCGCGATGGCCGTGAAGTTCTGAGCTGCGCCGGGATCGACCCCAACGAGCGGGTCGTGGGCGGGCTGATGGAATTTGTCGGCAAGGGTGTTCGCACCTCTGTTGCGCTGTCGCGCGAAGAGAGCGAGCGTCGCCAGGCCGCTGAACAGGCCGAAGCCGCCTGATCCAGACCACATATCTCTTGAATTCCCTGAAATTGCGCCGGTTGCCATGCCGGCGCTTTTTCGTTTGGGGGGTGCGGTTCAGCGGATGCCGCGGGTTTCCAACGCGCGGGCGATCTCGCGACGCACCAGCTTGCGGACGTTCTGAGTGATGCGCTCGCCCATGCGCCCGCGCAGCTCGTCGCGCACGACCTCGGCCACCAGGTCGGCCAGCCGGGCCTCATCGAGAAGCGTGGGGCCCCTCGGGTCGTTGACGGCGGCAGAGAGCGCGGCCTCGTCAAAATCGGCGTCCATCAGGGCGCTGTCGGCCTCGTCGGCGGGCGTCTCGTCGTCCCAGGGGTCATCCTCGCCCTCAGCGGCGATCTCGTCGCTGCGGGAGGCCGTGCCGATCACGTAGCCCTCCAGCGCGTCATCGGCCTCCGGCACGTCTTCCACGGCCCGCAGCGCGGCACGGTTCCGGCGGAACATCAGCGGCGGCGCGCTCTCGGGCATTTCCTCGGCCTCGCTCTCCGCCTCATCGGGGCGCGGCAGGTCGGGGGCCGACCAGTCTTCCTCGGGCTCGGGCCATTCCTCTTCGGCCTCGGCCTCTTCGGGGAGGTCGTCGGCGCTGCCATCCCATTCGGCGTCCGCCAGAACGGGCTCGTCGTCGGCCTGGGGCGCGGCGCTCTCCTCGACAGGCGCCGCCTCATCGGCGGCCTCGATCGCTTCGGCGGGCTCTTCCGCTGTTTCTTCCGGCTCGATCCGGGTGAAATGCAGGCGCCCGGCGGGCACATCGGCGGTCGAAAGGTCGATCACCGTGTCATCGTCGGCGTCTTCCTCCCATTCGAAATCTTCCGCAAGGTCGGTCACTTCCGACCCGTCGGGCTCAAAGCTCTCGCCCTCGTCAAACGCGGCCTCCAGCCCCGCCACCCGGGCTTCCAGCGCCTCGGGGGTGCGCTCTTCCACGGCGGGCGCGCTCGCCTCGGGCTTCTCCGCGCCTGCGACCTCCTCCCAGGAGGCATCGAGCGCGGTCTCTTCATCGGGTTGCGGTGCATCTTCCGCCTCGC of Oceanicola sp. 502str15 contains these proteins:
- a CDS encoding DUF6280 family protein, whose translation is MIDFVDGTAFNQEQGQRARKLFAAVVLAALDDAIADDKKYGNGPEQIARWARSRDGREVLSCAGIDPNERVVGGLMEFVGKGVRTSVALSREESERRQAAEQAEAA